A region of [Bacteroides] pectinophilus DNA encodes the following proteins:
- a CDS encoding response regulator transcription factor, whose amino-acid sequence MARKILVVDDEKLIVKGIRFSLLQDGMEVDCAYDGEEALEMIKTNTYDMVLLDLMLPKIDGIAVCQQVREFSNVPIIMLTAKGDDMDKILGLEYGADDYITKPFNILEVKARMKAIFRRSGGSESEGRQSEAARKVISSGSLKLDCDARTLQISGREIYLTAKEFDLMELLASNPGKVYSRESLLNTVWGYDYPGDVRTVDVHVRRLREKVEPNASDPKYIQTKWGVGYYFGQN is encoded by the coding sequence ATGGCAAGGAAGATTTTGGTAGTAGATGATGAAAAATTAATCGTAAAAGGAATACGCTTCAGCCTTTTACAGGATGGAATGGAAGTTGACTGTGCTTATGATGGCGAGGAAGCACTTGAGATGATCAAAACCAACACATATGACATGGTGCTGCTTGATCTGATGCTGCCAAAGATAGACGGAATTGCAGTATGCCAGCAGGTAAGGGAGTTCTCCAATGTACCGATAATTATGCTTACGGCTAAGGGCGATGATATGGATAAGATTCTCGGATTGGAATATGGTGCCGATGATTATATAACGAAGCCGTTTAACATTCTCGAGGTTAAAGCAAGAATGAAGGCAATATTCAGAAGAAGCGGTGGAAGTGAGAGCGAGGGCAGACAAAGCGAGGCCGCACGTAAGGTAATCAGTTCAGGAAGTCTTAAGCTTGATTGCGATGCAAGAACGCTTCAGATAAGCGGAAGAGAGATATATCTTACAGCCAAGGAATTTGACCTTATGGAACTGCTTGCATCTAATCCCGGCAAAGTGTATTCAAGAGAGTCGCTTCTTAATACAGTCTGGGGGTATGATTATCCGGGAGATGTAAGAACGGTTGATGTACATGTAAGAAGACTGCGCGAGAAGGTTGAACCTAACGCAAGCGATCCTAAATATATACAGACAAAGTGGGGAGTAGGCTATTATTTTGGGCAGAATTAA
- a CDS encoding GtrA family protein, producing the protein MNDKINNLIKKFLNKETISYLIFGVLTTIINIVVFWFAERELAFIMSEDAASLVGNVIAWVISVAFAFVTNKLFVFESKSMAFKVVMAELTGFVIARLLSLAFDEGFMFVAIVLLGMNSLLAKIISNVFVVIINYVLSKFFIFKNK; encoded by the coding sequence ATGAATGATAAAATCAACAATCTTATCAAAAAATTTCTGAACAAAGAAACTATAAGCTATTTAATTTTCGGTGTACTCACAACAATAATCAATATTGTTGTCTTCTGGTTTGCCGAACGCGAACTTGCATTTATAATGTCTGAAGATGCCGCATCCCTTGTAGGCAATGTTATAGCATGGGTTATTTCTGTTGCATTTGCTTTTGTAACTAACAAGCTTTTTGTCTTTGAAAGCAAAAGCATGGCTTTTAAAGTAGTAATGGCAGAACTTACAGGATTTGTAATCGCAAGACTTCTCTCACTTGCTTTCGATGAAGGGTTTATGTTCGTTGCAATTGTACTCCTTGGCATGAACAGTCTTCTTGCGAAGATTATAAGCAATGTATTTGTGGTAATAATCAATTATGTACTCAGCAAGTTCTTTATATTCAAGAATAAATAA
- a CDS encoding ATP-binding protein produces the protein MGRIKTIIGKIKKFIHSMRFGIFAVILILGSIPMTVLEHSMHAYYRSAMINNTQAQLQVQAVALAGEIGKYQDKTFTSTGSYEAVIRQYSTFSDSRILLVNYGYVIAYDSYAFESGKTIVSENVIKAFTTKKTISAYNKAAGSIEIMTPVLDDNKNAYAVVVMSTDVSEALNYTDDVLQKIYIIKVSAITMLIIIAFIISGILVRPIGNVTHQVNDIAMGHYDRRIRKGAYSELSDMTSGFNDILDKMNNLDESRQEFVSNVSHELKTPITSMKVLADSLNTQEDVPVELYREFMADIVEEIDRESKIIDDLLSLVKMDKSSMTLNISSVNINELLELILKRLKPIAQKKNIELLFESFRPVVAEIDEVKFTIAISNLVENAIKYNRDNGWVHVSLNADHRYFYVRVEDNGIGIPQESQKMVFERFYRVDKARSRQTGGTGLGLSIVRNAVLMHHGAIRLHSEEDVGTTFTVRIPLNYVPE, from the coding sequence TTGGGCAGAATTAAGACCATTATTGGTAAAATCAAAAAGTTTATCCATAGTATGAGATTTGGCATATTTGCTGTGATACTCATACTTGGTTCTATACCGATGACTGTACTTGAACATTCCATGCATGCTTATTACAGGTCAGCGATGATTAATAATACGCAGGCACAGCTTCAGGTACAGGCTGTTGCACTGGCCGGAGAGATTGGCAAGTATCAGGATAAGACATTTACATCAACCGGTTCTTATGAGGCTGTCATAAGACAGTATTCTACATTCAGTGATTCACGGATTCTTCTTGTTAATTACGGATATGTTATTGCATATGATTCATATGCTTTTGAGAGCGGCAAGACAATTGTATCTGAGAATGTTATCAAAGCGTTTACAACGAAAAAAACTATTTCTGCGTATAACAAAGCAGCAGGAAGCATAGAGATAATGACTCCTGTTCTGGATGACAATAAGAATGCATATGCAGTTGTTGTTATGTCAACAGATGTAAGTGAAGCTCTTAATTATACTGATGATGTGCTGCAGAAGATATACATAATCAAGGTTTCGGCAATAACAATGCTCATTATTATTGCATTTATCATATCCGGGATACTTGTGCGTCCCATAGGCAATGTTACGCACCAGGTCAACGATATAGCGATGGGACATTATGACCGCAGAATCAGGAAGGGAGCGTATAGCGAGCTTTCGGACATGACATCGGGCTTTAACGACATACTTGATAAGATGAATAATCTTGACGAGTCACGGCAGGAATTTGTGTCTAATGTATCACATGAACTTAAGACACCTATCACATCAATGAAGGTACTGGCAGATTCACTTAATACGCAGGAAGATGTCCCTGTTGAACTTTACCGGGAATTTATGGCAGATATTGTTGAAGAGATTGACAGAGAGAGTAAGATAATTGATGATCTCCTATCGCTTGTTAAGATGGATAAGTCTTCAATGACGCTTAATATTTCTTCGGTTAATATTAATGAGCTTCTTGAGCTTATACTTAAGAGACTTAAGCCGATTGCCCAGAAGAAGAATATAGAGCTCCTTTTTGAAAGCTTCAGGCCCGTTGTTGCCGAGATTGATGAGGTTAAGTTTACGATTGCCATATCCAATCTTGTGGAGAATGCAATCAAATACAATCGTGACAACGGCTGGGTGCATGTATCACTGAATGCGGATCACAGATATTTTTATGTGCGTGTGGAGGATAACGGAATAGGTATCCCTCAGGAGAGCCAGAAGATGGTGTTTGAGAGATTCTACCGTGTTGATAAGGCACGTTCAAGACAGACAGGCGGGACAGGACTCGGACTTTCGATTGTACGTAATGCGGTTCTTATGCACCATGGGGCAATAAGGCTTCACAGTGAAGAAGACGTGGGAACTACATTTACGGTGAGAATACCGCTAAATTACGTACCCGAATAG
- a CDS encoding helix-hairpin-helix domain-containing protein codes for MHKTNKLIIFALAVLICGSIYYMSDYMPDYRPESMTEMPDAGTTDAELQNGKNDTALQESQPELIYVYVCGSVNEPGVYEVREGSRVHELIALAGGFAEDAYTLSVSMAKTVTDGQTLYVPHLDEAEDDVAGSRLSGSVTGDDDIYGQKTKININTASVEQLMTLKGIGESRARDIVDYRTRNGSFKKTEDVMKVSGIKEAAYSKIKDDICVK; via the coding sequence ATGCATAAAACTAACAAATTAATAATTTTTGCACTGGCAGTTCTTATATGCGGAAGCATATACTATATGTCAGATTATATGCCGGACTACAGACCGGAGAGCATGACTGAAATGCCGGATGCTGGCACAACGGACGCTGAGCTGCAGAACGGTAAGAACGATACGGCCTTGCAGGAATCACAGCCGGAACTTATATATGTTTATGTGTGCGGAAGTGTCAATGAACCGGGCGTCTATGAAGTGAGGGAAGGCTCAAGGGTGCATGAACTGATAGCACTTGCAGGAGGCTTTGCAGAGGACGCGTACACTCTGTCGGTTTCAATGGCTAAGACTGTCACTGACGGACAGACCTTGTATGTTCCTCATCTGGATGAAGCAGAAGACGATGTGGCAGGAAGCAGATTATCCGGAAGTGTAACCGGTGATGATGACATTTATGGACAGAAGACAAAGATTAACATTAACACGGCGTCTGTTGAACAGCTGATGACACTTAAGGGAATTGGGGAGTCAAGGGCAAGAGATATAGTAGATTACAGAACGCGCAACGGAAGTTTCAAGAAGACGGAGGATGTCATGAAAGTAAGCGGAATAAAGGAAGCCGCGTACTCAAAGATTAAAGATGATATCTGTGTAAAGTGA
- a CDS encoding GerMN domain-containing protein codes for MKSHNINILNTCKKMLAVLSVCVFITVSLTGCGASSSKNQFTIYYVNQERTALAEYKTKLDESADAQALVNEMDKARKKSTFIPARPAYVKVDHVQTDGQNVYIYYTDTYKSMDNATEVLYRAAVVKTLTQLPEVDHVTFYVDGAPATYADGTVIGMMSADDFVEASGSNSADIQSADIKLYFANAKGDKLIPMDMNVTYNKNVPIERVVVEQLINGPGISGYYRTLPANVKLLGISVTDGTCYVNLDSTFIDGMVNAAEMVPVYSIVNSLCDIPQIDRVQILINGESNRMYRESISLETKFTNNEDIVQKTGE; via the coding sequence GTGAAAAGTCATAATATTAATATATTGAATACATGCAAAAAAATGCTGGCCGTTCTGTCGGTATGTGTGTTTATTACAGTATCATTGACAGGCTGCGGGGCATCATCGTCAAAGAATCAGTTCACAATATACTATGTTAATCAGGAACGCACGGCATTGGCCGAATACAAGACAAAGCTTGACGAATCTGCAGATGCACAGGCGCTTGTTAATGAGATGGATAAGGCAAGAAAGAAAAGTACATTTATTCCGGCAAGACCTGCATATGTCAAAGTGGATCATGTACAGACAGATGGTCAGAATGTATATATATATTATACGGATACATATAAGTCAATGGATAATGCAACGGAAGTGCTTTACCGTGCAGCAGTTGTTAAGACACTTACGCAGCTTCCGGAAGTTGACCATGTTACGTTCTATGTAGATGGTGCACCTGCAACATATGCTGATGGAACTGTGATAGGAATGATGAGCGCAGATGATTTTGTTGAAGCATCAGGGAGTAACTCGGCAGATATACAGTCAGCCGATATAAAGCTTTATTTTGCTAATGCTAAGGGCGATAAGCTTATACCGATGGATATGAACGTAACATATAATAAGAATGTTCCGATTGAAAGAGTAGTGGTCGAGCAGCTCATAAACGGACCGGGGATTTCCGGATATTACAGGACACTTCCTGCCAATGTAAAGCTTCTTGGAATATCTGTTACCGACGGAACATGCTATGTTAATCTTGATTCTACATTCATAGACGGTATGGTTAACGCAGCAGAGATGGTTCCGGTATATTCAATCGTGAATTCACTGTGTGACATTCCGCAGATTGACCGCGTACAGATTCTGATTAACGGGGAATCCAACAGAATGTACAGGGAGAGCATTTCGCTTGAGACAAAGTTTACAAATAATGAAGATATAGTGCAGAAGACAGGGGAGTAG
- a CDS encoding ComEC family competence protein: MIKRPLVWMALAQITGIAGAVFDMMWLPSAFAIMVIISAVMRQCHDLHLSGRRSMAEKSDVAGHFGNSHCGNIITTVLILIFIFAGAHTAQRRMNTTYPEDISQISGKVTKIRNKSSGKQIQISCSYADRRKTICRAGTHYNLIVYVPYGTEECGEGDTIIVSGRLSDFDSAMNPGEFDAKKYYASLNVNGKVNADSISVIRHNENRLLGLIFAVKAVMQQSITKCSEAEDAGIVMSMILGDKSELDSAINVLYQRSGIAHILAISGVKTLKLDIPLVPETRINWAFVPLHIAIIYILKLCLDEEIIPRCRFPCSRGYFTKCIN; encoded by the coding sequence ATGATAAAACGCCCGCTTGTATGGATGGCACTCGCACAGATTACCGGAATAGCGGGTGCTGTCTTTGACATGATGTGGCTTCCATCAGCATTTGCAATCATGGTAATTATATCAGCGGTAATGCGTCAGTGCCATGATTTGCATTTATCAGGACGGCGCAGCATGGCCGAAAAAAGCGATGTTGCCGGTCACTTCGGCAATAGTCATTGCGGCAATATTATTACAACAGTCTTAATTCTAATATTTATCTTTGCCGGAGCGCATACAGCGCAAAGGCGTATGAACACAACATATCCGGAAGATATATCACAGATTTCGGGTAAAGTCACCAAAATCCGCAACAAATCCTCAGGAAAACAGATTCAGATTTCATGCAGTTATGCAGACAGAAGAAAAACAATATGCAGAGCGGGCACGCATTATAATCTCATTGTATATGTGCCATATGGTACGGAAGAGTGTGGCGAAGGAGATACCATAATTGTGTCAGGCAGGCTTTCGGATTTTGACAGTGCAATGAATCCGGGAGAATTTGATGCAAAAAAATACTATGCTTCACTTAATGTAAATGGGAAAGTAAATGCAGATAGCATTAGTGTAATACGGCATAATGAAAACAGGTTACTTGGGCTGATATTCGCCGTGAAGGCTGTGATGCAGCAGTCAATAACAAAATGCTCGGAGGCGGAAGATGCAGGAATAGTCATGTCGATGATTCTGGGAGACAAGTCAGAACTTGACAGCGCGATTAATGTCCTGTACCAAAGAAGTGGAATAGCACATATACTTGCAATAAGCGGTGTTAAGACTCTAAAGTTGGATATCCCCCTAGTGCCTGAAACCCGCATAAACTGGGCATTTGTGCCACTACATATCGCTATAATTTACATTCTAAAACTGTGCTTAGACGAGGAAATTATTCCCCGTTGTCGTTTTCCTTGTTCAAGGGGGTATTTCACAAAATGTATAAATTAG
- a CDS encoding helix-turn-helix domain-containing protein: MDYLTSAEVAEKWNISQRRVAIYCKEGRIDGAVLKGRMWMIPSDATKPEDPRRIHKIEHQKGMR; this comes from the coding sequence ATGGATTACTTAACATCAGCAGAAGTAGCAGAAAAATGGAATATATCACAGCGAAGAGTCGCTATATACTGTAAAGAGGGAAGAATTGATGGTGCAGTCTTAAAGGGACGAATGTGGATGATTCCTTCGGATGCAACAAAACCAGAGGATCCTAGACGCATTCATAAAATAGAACACCAAAAGGGCATGAGATAA
- a CDS encoding type I toxin-antitoxin system SymE family toxin has protein sequence MAYKKYREMKVYEASGYQYKRTPSIVLKGKWLSELGFDIGEQIEVKCEDGRLIITKANEIWQCE, from the coding sequence ATGGCATATAAAAAATATAGAGAAATGAAGGTTTATGAAGCAAGTGGATATCAGTACAAGCGGACACCGAGCATTGTGTTGAAAGGGAAATGGCTCTCGGAACTAGGATTTGACATTGGGGAGCAGATTGAAGTGAAGTGCGAGGATGGACGCCTGATTATAACTAAAGCAAACGAAATATGGCAATGCGAATAG
- the dcm gene encoding DNA (cytosine-5-)-methyltransferase translates to MGNKNTNLQMAKNAKDDEFYTTYETVEKEMAHYVQHFERKTVLCNCDDPFESNFCKFFLKNFNVLKLKRLICTSFSSSKVMGTQVALMDDDSKVLTKGNGYVLDITGICEGQGELSDEYVTQFLLQSKVIKKLKGNGDFRSDECLQYLAECDIVVTNPPFSLFKEIVAEIVKYKKNFLIIGNQNALTYKEIFPLIQNNEVWTGYQFGEMKFRVPDSSEPRSTRYWVDETGQKWRSLGNAMWLTNLDNDRRHERLNLTKKYTPEEYPKYDDYDAINVRRITDIPYDYPGIMGVPITIINRYNSEQFEIVGEANHGSDNEYDLFKPTINGKLLFKRILIKNKQPMKEETPMFRILDLFSGAGGMSYGMEKNEHFTTEVALDFNEKALQTFKHNMPDTETVCGDITDEKIKAKVIELCKAKKVNMIIGGPPCQGFSLKGKKLGLDDPRNFLFNEYLRFVEILKPEVFVIENVKALLSTSAGWFKDQIIKKVTEMGYHVEYGVLTASDFGVPQARQRAIFICSKNKSIPLPAATCETPVTVRDAIYDLAYLNSGEGEFEQDYITEPSSEYQKQMRRGSKKLYNHKASNHAAIAIKKLEMIPPECGKEHLPSDMVGNQQFSGTWGRLKWDAVSPTIDTRFDASSNGTNNHPFLHRAITPREAARIQSFDDKFVFIGQKLYIRQQIGNAVPPLMAKAIADQIDNILQK, encoded by the coding sequence ATGGGAAACAAAAATACAAACTTGCAAATGGCCAAAAATGCCAAGGACGATGAGTTTTACACAACATATGAGACTGTCGAAAAGGAGATGGCACATTATGTGCAACATTTTGAAAGAAAAACGGTCTTGTGTAATTGTGATGATCCATTTGAATCAAATTTTTGCAAGTTCTTTTTGAAAAATTTTAATGTCCTAAAACTGAAAAGGTTGATATGTACTTCCTTTAGTTCATCAAAAGTTATGGGTACTCAGGTCGCTCTTATGGATGATGATAGCAAAGTGCTGACTAAAGGAAATGGATATGTTCTGGATATTACCGGAATATGCGAGGGACAGGGTGAGTTGTCGGATGAGTATGTTACTCAATTTTTGCTGCAGTCTAAAGTTATAAAAAAATTAAAAGGGAATGGGGATTTTAGAAGTGATGAATGTCTCCAGTATTTGGCAGAATGCGATATAGTAGTTACGAATCCCCCTTTCTCGCTGTTTAAAGAAATTGTTGCAGAGATTGTTAAATACAAGAAGAATTTTCTGATTATAGGAAATCAGAATGCATTAACATACAAAGAAATATTTCCGTTGATTCAAAATAATGAAGTATGGACTGGATATCAATTTGGAGAGATGAAATTTAGAGTTCCAGATTCTTCTGAACCACGGTCAACCAGATATTGGGTTGATGAGACGGGGCAAAAGTGGAGAAGCCTAGGTAATGCAATGTGGCTTACCAATCTTGATAATGATAGAAGGCATGAAAGACTGAATTTAACGAAAAAATATACACCAGAAGAATATCCAAAATATGATGACTATGATGCAATCAATGTCAGAAGGATAACGGATATCCCATATGATTATCCCGGAATTATGGGAGTGCCAATAACAATAATTAATAGGTATAATAGTGAGCAGTTTGAAATTGTAGGGGAAGCGAACCACGGCTCGGATAATGAGTATGATTTGTTTAAGCCTACGATTAATGGAAAATTACTGTTTAAAAGAATACTGATAAAAAATAAGCAACCAATGAAAGAGGAAACTCCAATGTTTAGAATACTAGATTTGTTTAGCGGAGCAGGTGGAATGTCATATGGAATGGAAAAAAATGAGCATTTCACAACTGAAGTCGCATTGGATTTTAATGAAAAGGCACTTCAGACATTTAAGCACAATATGCCAGATACAGAAACTGTATGCGGGGATATTACAGATGAAAAAATAAAAGCCAAGGTCATAGAATTGTGTAAAGCAAAAAAAGTGAATATGATTATTGGTGGTCCGCCATGCCAAGGATTTTCATTAAAGGGTAAAAAATTAGGACTGGATGATCCAAGGAATTTTCTTTTCAATGAATATTTACGTTTTGTAGAAATATTAAAGCCAGAGGTGTTTGTGATAGAAAATGTGAAAGCATTATTATCTACATCAGCCGGGTGGTTTAAAGATCAGATAATTAAAAAAGTAACAGAAATGGGATACCATGTCGAATATGGAGTATTAACAGCGTCAGATTTTGGTGTGCCACAGGCGAGACAAAGGGCAATTTTCATTTGTTCAAAAAATAAAAGTATTCCACTTCCGGCAGCTACATGTGAAACTCCTGTTACAGTTAGAGATGCGATATACGACTTGGCTTATTTAAATTCAGGCGAGGGAGAATTTGAACAGGATTATATCACAGAACCAAGTAGCGAGTATCAAAAACAGATGCGAAGAGGAAGTAAGAAATTATATAATCACAAGGCATCAAATCATGCGGCGATTGCAATAAAAAAACTTGAGATGATTCCGCCAGAGTGTGGGAAAGAACATCTTCCATCGGATATGGTTGGTAATCAGCAGTTTTCAGGAACATGGGGAAGACTAAAGTGGGATGCAGTGTCACCGACTATAGATACTAGATTTGATGCATCTTCAAATGGAACGAATAATCATCCGTTTCTGCATCGAGCAATTACGCCAAGAGAAGCTGCAAGAATACAATCATTTGATGATAAATTCGTATTTATCGGACAAAAGTTATATATTAGGCAGCAGATTGGAAATGCAGTGCCACCTTTAATGGCAAAAGCAATTGCAGATCAAATAGACAATATTTTGCAAAAATAG